One genomic region from Strix aluco isolate bStrAlu1 chromosome 25, bStrAlu1.hap1, whole genome shotgun sequence encodes:
- the SYT2 gene encoding synaptotagmin-2, which translates to MTFKQASMMAPEATATTMPMTTMENSTEAAGPGESKEDMFAKLREKFMNELSKIPLPPWALIAIAVVAGLLILTCCFCICKKCCCKKKKNKKEKGKGMKNAMNMKDMKSGNQDDDDAEMGLTEGEGEEEEKEPENLGKLQFSLDYDFQANQLTVGILQAAELPALDMGGTSDPYVKVFLLPDKKKKYETKVQKKTLNPAFNETFTFKVPYQELGGKTLVMAIYDFDRFSKHDIIGEVKVPMNTVDLGQPIEEWRDLQSGEKEEPEKLGDICISLRYVPTAGKLTVCILEAKNLKKMDVGGLSDPYVKIHLLQNGKRLKKKKTTVKKKTLNPYFNESFSFEIPFEQIQKVQVVITVLDYDKLGKNEAIGKIFTGFNSTGTELRHWSDMLANPRRPIAQWHSLKPEEEVDAALGKNK; encoded by the exons ATGACGTTCAAGCAAGCGTCCATGATGGCCCCGGAGGCCACGGCCACCACGATGCCCATGACCACGATGGAGAACTCCACCGAGGCCGCAGGGCCAGGAGAGAGCAAGGAGGACATGTTCGCCAAGCTGAGGGAGAAGTTTATGAATGAGCTCAGCAAGATTCCCT TGCCACCCTGGGCCCTCATTGCCATCGCGGTGGTAGCCGGCCTCCTCATCCTCACCTGCTGCTTCTGCATCTGCAAGAAGTGCTGCTgcaagaagaagaagaacaagaagGAGAAGGGCAAAGGCATGAAGAATGCCATGAACATGAAGGACATGAAGTCAGGCAACCAG GATGATGATGACGCAGAGATGGGTCTGACAGAaggggaaggtgaggaggaggagaaggagccaGAGAACCTGGGCAAGTTGCAGTTCTCGCTGGACTATGATTTCCAGGCAAACCAG ctgacAGTGGGGATCCTCCAAGCTGCCGAACTGCCAGCTTTGGACATGGGCGGCACTTCGGACCCATACGTCAAGGTGTTTCTGCTCCctgacaagaagaaaaagtatgaGACCAAAGTGCAGAAGAAGACACTCAACCCTGCCTTCAATGAGACCTTCACCTTCAAG GTCCCATACCAGGAACTAGGTGGGAAGACGCTGGTGATGGCCATCTACGACTTTGATCGCTTCTCCAAGCACGACATCATCGGCGAGGTGAAGGTGCCCATGAACACGGTGGACCTGGGCCAGCCCATCGAGGAATGGCGGGACCTACAGAGTGGCGAGAAGGAGGAG CCAGAGAAGCTGGGAGATATCTGCATCTCCCTCCGGTACGTGCCCACTGCTGGGAAACTCACTGTCTGCATCCTGGAGGCCAAGAACCTGAAGAAGATGGATGTTGGGGGTCTCTCAG ATCCCTACGTGAAAATCCACCTCCTGCAGAATGGCAAGAGGTTGAAGAAGAAGAAGACCACCGTCAAGAAGAAGACCCTGAACCCCTACTTCAATGAGTCCTTCAGCTTTGAGATCCCCTTTGAGCAGATACAG AAAGTGCAAGTGGTCATCACGGTGCTGGACTACGACAAGCTGGGGAAGAACGAAGCCATCGGCAAGATCTTCACTGGCTTCAACTCCACTGGCACAGAGCTGCGGCACTGGTCCGACATGCTGGCCAACCCCCGGCGGCCCATTGCCCAGTGGCACTCGCTGAAGCCAGAGGAAGAAGTAGATGCAGCTCTTGGGAAAAACAAATAG